TGGGGCCGAATTGTTTGCGAACTTCTTTTGCTTCGATCATGGTATGGCGCTCGGTTGCCGGTTCAGGGTTGCGGCCCGGCGCTGCCGAGCTGGAAGGTGGGCGCGGGGATTTCTTTCAGGCAGGCGCCGTCGAGCTTGTCCTGCGGATGGTCGAGGAAAGTGCGCAGCAGGCGCGGCGCGCAGCCCAGCTGCGACACGCCGTGGCCCACGTTCGGCGCCGCCAGCAGCTGGGCGTGCGCCATGAAGCGCGCGGCGTCCTCGGCGCGGTGCTGCGGCGTGACCGGGTCCTGGCCGCCGGACAGCAGCAGCGCGGGGGCCTCGATGCGCGCCGGCGTGGCATACGGAACGGCCGGCACGTTCATCACCTTGCACAGGGCGGGCAGGCGCGCGGCGAGCACGCTGGTGAGCGGGCTGGCGTCGCTGGCCAGCAGTGCAGGCGTCATGCGCGGCACGTCCTCGGCGCAGATGACGGCCAGGTGCAGCAGGGTGGCGGGCGAGCCTTCGGCGTTGAAGTCGGCCGCCAGGTTGCGCCGCGCGACGAACGGCTGCCAGCGGCCCTGGGCGGCGCTGTGGATCAGGAAGGGCAGGCGGCGTGCGTCGGCGGGAGAGTACAGCATGCCGTGCACGGTGCCGAGCATGCGCGCGCTCGTCATGATCGTCTCGACCTGCTGGGCGGTACGCGGATCGGGCAGCGACAGCTTCATCGGACCGGCCGCCAGTCGGGTCAGCAGGCCGGCGTATTCGGCGCGCAGGTTCGGAAAGGCCTTGCGGCAAGCCATGTCCTGCGAGCAGGCGTCGAACAGGCGGTCGAGCGCGGCCTGGCTGTCGCGTCCGCCGGCCGGGATCACCTGGTCCGGCGCGGCGACCGCGTCCAGCGTCAGCGAGCGCACGCTGGCCGGATACAGGCGCGCATAGGCCTGGCCCAGGCGCGTGCCGTAGGAACCGCCCCAGACGTTGATCTTGCCGTAGCCGAGCGCGCGCCGGACCTGTTCGATGTCGCGCGCCGCATTGGCGGTGGTGTAGTCGGCGAACGGCGTGGGGCTGGCGGCGATGCACTTGCGCACGGCCAGGTCGACCTCGTCGTCGGACAGCTTGGCATCGTCGGTGGTGCCGGCCTCGCATTCGAGCTTGCCGGACAGGCCGGTGCCGCGCTGGTCGATGAAGACGATGTCGCGCGTCGCGCGCACGCGCCGGAACGCGGTCGACAGCAGCGGCACCACGTCGCTGCCGGCTTCGCCCGGTCCGCCGGCCAGCACGAACAGCGGGTCGGGGCGGGCGCCCTGGCGCAGCGCCGGCGCGACGGTGACGTGCAGCGCCAGCGTACCGGCGGCCGGCCTGGCGTAGTCGAGGGCGACCGGCAGCTTGACGCAGCGCAGGGCGTCTTCGACGCCCGGCAAGTGGCAGCTGCGTGTCTGCAGGGCGGACACAGCCGCTGCCGGCGCAGCCATGGCCTCGGCGGGCGCCGACTGGAGGGCCGCTGCCAGCAGCGCGCCCAGGATCAGACTGGATTTCACGAGGTCTCCTCTTCGATGCTGATCATACTAATTTGCTATGGTTTTTGCGGTCAACCAAAAGTTGCAAAAATGCATGACTAACGTCCGCGTCCAGGCCGGCTGTCGGGTTGTTGCTTGCGCCATATCCAGCAGCGGCGCGGGCGCAACGATATCGCCGTGGCTGGCTTGACTGGGCGGCGCTAAATCGGCTATCATCGTTGGCTTTCCATTTGCTCAGGAAAAGACAATAAGGCAGAGTCCGCAACAGCAACAGGGTGCGGAACCACCATTGAGCATTCATTACCTAGATATAGGAAGTCAACATGAAAACTTTTTCCGCTAAGGGCCATGAAGTCCAGCGCGATTGGTACGTGATTGACGCGACGGACAAAGTCC
This genomic stretch from Massilia sp. 9096 harbors:
- a CDS encoding alpha/beta fold hydrolase; translated protein: MKSSLILGALLAAALQSAPAEAMAAPAAAVSALQTRSCHLPGVEDALRCVKLPVALDYARPAAGTLALHVTVAPALRQGARPDPLFVLAGGPGEAGSDVVPLLSTAFRRVRATRDIVFIDQRGTGLSGKLECEAGTTDDAKLSDDEVDLAVRKCIAASPTPFADYTTANAARDIEQVRRALGYGKINVWGGSYGTRLGQAYARLYPASVRSLTLDAVAAPDQVIPAGGRDSQAALDRLFDACSQDMACRKAFPNLRAEYAGLLTRLAAGPMKLSLPDPRTAQQVETIMTSARMLGTVHGMLYSPADARRLPFLIHSAAQGRWQPFVARRNLAADFNAEGSPATLLHLAVICAEDVPRMTPALLASDASPLTSVLAARLPALCKVMNVPAVPYATPARIEAPALLLSGGQDPVTPQHRAEDAARFMAHAQLLAAPNVGHGVSQLGCAPRLLRTFLDHPQDKLDGACLKEIPAPTFQLGSAGPQP